Genomic DNA from Paracoccus sp. MBLB3053:
TGCGGCTCTGGCCGTTCCCGCATTAACGACCGGCAATCCGGCGAAGGCAAACCTTGGGGAGGAGACCAAGATGAGACTGAGACTTGCGAGCGTCGCGCTTGGCGCGATCATGGCGGCGGCTCCGGCGATGGCCGATCTGGTCGTGCCGAACCTGAGCTACCGCACCGGACCCTATGGCGCGAGCGGGACGCAATATGCGGACGGGTTCAACGACTATTTCACGCTCCTGAACGAACGCGACGGCGGCATCGGCGGCGAAATGGTCCAGACGCCAGAATGCGAGACGGCCTACAACACCGAAAAGGGCGTCGAATGCTACGAGGCGACCAAGGGTTCTGGCGCGCTCGTCTACAATCCGCTTTCGACCGGCATTACCTATCAGCTCATCCCCAAGGTGTCGGCCGACAAGATCCCGCTTTACACGCCCGGTTATGGCCGCACATCGGCCAAGAACGGCAAGGTCTTCGAATGGGTCTTCAACGCGCCCGCGAACTACTGGGATGGCGCGTCGGTCGTCGTCAAATACCTGCTGGATCAGAATGGCGGTGATCTGAACGGCAAGAAGATCGCGCTCGTCTATCATAACTCGGCCTATGGGAAGGAACCGATCCGCACCTTGCAGGAACTGTCGAAAAAGCACGGCTTCACATTGAGCGAATTGCCGATCGACCCTCCGGGCCAGGAACAGAAAAGCCAATGGCTTCAGATCCGTCGCGACAAGCCCGATTACGTCGTGATGTGGGGCTGGGGCGTCATGAACCAGACCGCGATCCAGGAGGCTGCGAATATCCGCTTCCCGATGGAAAACTTCATCGGGATCTGGTGGGCCGGCTCCGAGATCGACGTGCTGCCGGTGGGCGAAGCGGCCAATGGCTACAAGTCGCTGACCTTCAACGGCGTGGGGATGGACTATCCGCTTTACGACGACATGAAGAAATTCGTCATCGAGCCCGGCAAGGCGTCACAAGGTGGCCAATTCGTGGGCTCTGCGCTTTATTCTCGCGGCATGTATGCGGCGGTCGTCATTGCCGAGGCGATCAGGAAGGCCCAGGAACTTGCAGGCACATCCGCGATCTCAGCCGAGCAGCTTCGTGATGGCTTCGAGGCGCTCGACATCACGCCCGAGCGACTGACCGAGATCGGCCTTCCCGACTTCGGGCCCGAGCTCAAGATGAGCTGCGAGAACCACGGCGGCAGCGGTATGGCGCGACTTCAGCAATGGGACGCCGCAGCGAAGAAGTGGAGCCTGATCACCGAGTTCACCGAGCCGGATCAGGACATCCTGAACCCGCTGATCGCCGAGGACAGCGAAGCCTATGCCAAGGAAGCGGGCATCACGCCCCGCTGTTGATCCCGCGCGCGCGCCCCGGCGGAAGAAACCGCCGGGGCATTCCATGAAGGGGGGAGCCATGCTCGACGCCACCGAGACCCGCGAGACGCTGCTCGAGGTCAACAATATCGAGGTGATCTACAACCACGTCATCCTGGTGCTGAAGGGCGTGAGCCTTTCTGTTCCCAAGGGCGGGATCACGGCCCTGCTTGGCGGGAATGGTGCCGGCAAGACCACGACGCTCAAGGCAATCTCGAACCTTCTGCATTCCGAACGGGGCGAGGTCACCAAGGGCGCCATCTCCTATCGCGGCGAGCGGGTTCAGGACATGGACCCGGCAAGCCTCGTGAAGAAGGGCGTGATCCAGGTGATGGAAGGACGGCATTGCTTCGAGCACCTCACGATCGAGGAGAACCTCTTGACCGGGGCTTACACCCGGAGCGACGGGCGGGCCGAAATCGCAAGGGATCTCGAGATGGTCTACACCTATTTC
This window encodes:
- a CDS encoding ABC transporter substrate-binding protein, yielding MRLRLASVALGAIMAAAPAMADLVVPNLSYRTGPYGASGTQYADGFNDYFTLLNERDGGIGGEMVQTPECETAYNTEKGVECYEATKGSGALVYNPLSTGITYQLIPKVSADKIPLYTPGYGRTSAKNGKVFEWVFNAPANYWDGASVVVKYLLDQNGGDLNGKKIALVYHNSAYGKEPIRTLQELSKKHGFTLSELPIDPPGQEQKSQWLQIRRDKPDYVVMWGWGVMNQTAIQEAANIRFPMENFIGIWWAGSEIDVLPVGEAANGYKSLTFNGVGMDYPLYDDMKKFVIEPGKASQGGQFVGSALYSRGMYAAVVIAEAIRKAQELAGTSAISAEQLRDGFEALDITPERLTEIGLPDFGPELKMSCENHGGSGMARLQQWDAAAKKWSLITEFTEPDQDILNPLIAEDSEAYAKEAGITPRC
- a CDS encoding ABC transporter ATP-binding protein; the encoded protein is MLDATETRETLLEVNNIEVIYNHVILVLKGVSLSVPKGGITALLGGNGAGKTTTLKAISNLLHSERGEVTKGAISYRGERVQDMDPASLVKKGVIQVMEGRHCFEHLTIEENLLTGAYTRSDGRAEIARDLEMVYTYFPRLKERRKSQAGYTSGGEQQMCAMGRALMSRPETILLDEPSMGLAPQLVEQIFEIVKAVNEGEGVTFLLAEQNTNIALRYAHYGYILESGRVVMDGPAEALRENPDVKEFYLGMSEQGRKSFRDVRSYRRRKRWLA